A single Ghiorsea bivora DNA region contains:
- a CDS encoding OmpA/MotB family protein, with translation MARKKKLEPEVLADPEAWMTTFADLISLMLTFFILLVSMSTLDKTGLQDISTYFESAVSVLNAGAGTEINLIRPLELQRIVSPRELMLAMRQNSNVVLKNSTLEHHVRALIVKNRLYLRMDDAALFEEGSARLKAENIKALRRLAKMLAISPGSISVNGHTDDRMATGSRYPDLWSLSLARAASVLHILEAEGVNPSRLSLAGYGPSRPISTDATILGRKHNRRVDIVVYK, from the coding sequence ATGGCACGTAAAAAGAAACTTGAACCTGAGGTTTTGGCAGACCCCGAAGCATGGATGACCACCTTTGCAGATTTAATCAGTTTAATGCTGACCTTCTTTATTTTATTGGTGTCCATGTCCACTTTGGATAAAACAGGGCTACAAGATATTTCAACGTATTTTGAATCTGCTGTTTCCGTTTTAAATGCAGGCGCGGGCACGGAGATTAACTTGATTCGTCCTTTGGAATTACAACGTATTGTAAGCCCACGTGAGTTGATGTTGGCGATGCGTCAAAATAGTAACGTTGTTTTGAAGAATAGTACTTTGGAACACCATGTACGTGCCTTGATTGTAAAGAATCGTTTATACCTACGTATGGATGATGCAGCACTTTTTGAAGAAGGTTCTGCTCGTCTAAAAGCTGAGAACATTAAAGCACTTAGAAGGCTTGCTAAGATGCTAGCTATCTCCCCAGGTAGTATCAGTGTGAATGGGCATACCGATGATAGAATGGCGACGGGTAGCCGTTATCCAGACTTGTGGAGCTTAAGTTTGGCTAGAGCGGCATCAGTCTTGCATATCTTAGAAGCAGAAGGTGTGAATCCATCACGTTTATCGCTGGCAGGTTATGGACCATCACGACCTATTTCGACAGATGCCACGATTTTAGGCCGAAAACATAATCGGCGTGTTGATATCGTGGTATATAAGTAA
- a CDS encoding OmpA family protein, giving the protein MAKRQKKPDPVLPDKDPGAALFLELMMQMLAFFILLTSIAVIVDERRLAAIGSLAGTFSPLPKGANLTEGNGPSMPARDIVDGNRAPRRTAKELTEVARELGLGDAIHVLPLDQDKVRIRFPETIVFAPGQVEISSDMFPLMDKLAKVFKRPEVIEIRIEGHTDDTPVRGVLYPSNWELSAARAMSLFHAFSERGVPNGRMIAAGMGDKHPIVGNPAMSRRVEIELKFRPVTVNPESHISTGKLVSPQRHVVAPQGKSF; this is encoded by the coding sequence ATGGCTAAACGACAAAAGAAACCTGACCCCGTCTTACCTGATAAAGACCCTGGTGCTGCATTATTTTTAGAGTTAATGATGCAAATGCTGGCATTTTTTATCTTACTGACATCAATAGCGGTGATTGTGGATGAACGTAGGCTTGCAGCGATTGGTTCATTGGCGGGCACTTTTAGCCCGCTGCCTAAAGGTGCAAACTTAACAGAAGGTAATGGCCCATCTATGCCCGCACGAGATATTGTTGATGGTAACCGTGCCCCACGCCGAACCGCCAAAGAATTGACAGAGGTGGCAAGGGAATTGGGTTTGGGTGATGCCATTCATGTATTGCCTCTTGATCAAGATAAAGTGCGTATACGTTTTCCTGAGACGATAGTCTTTGCTCCGGGCCAAGTAGAGATTAGCTCTGATATGTTTCCTTTGATGGATAAACTTGCCAAAGTATTTAAGCGCCCTGAAGTGATTGAAATTCGTATTGAAGGGCATACCGATGATACCCCTGTTCGAGGTGTATTATACCCATCGAATTGGGAACTTTCGGCGGCGCGTGCTATGAGTTTATTTCATGCATTTTCAGAGCGTGGTGTACCCAATGGACGAATGATTGCGGCGGGCATGGGGGATAAACACCCGATTGTTGGCAACCCTGCCATGAGCAGAAGGGTTGAGATAGAACTTAAATTTAGACCCGTAACCGTGAACCCAGAAAGCCACATATCCACGGGAAAATTGGTTTCTCCGCAGCGGCATGTGGTGGCACCCCAAGGTAAGAGTTTTTAA
- a CDS encoding motility protein A translates to MDIATIIGMVVAFGLVLFAIGDAVAGFIDINSIAIVIGGTFGVLLVAYPMANCIGVVKIILKTILNKPADGPSVVTEFVELAQIVRKDGILALESKVGDIDHPFMSKGLQMAIDGQEPTEIEEILYMEMDKLGERHLRGADMMTALGTFAPSMGMIGTLVGLVLMLANMEDPASIGPSMAVALLTTFYGALMANIIFLPMASKLKTRSKEELLVHEIILAGIQSLVAGENPRVMEQKLHGFLPPKDRASAFD, encoded by the coding sequence GTGGATATTGCAACGATAATCGGCATGGTGGTTGCCTTTGGTTTGGTATTGTTTGCCATTGGTGATGCGGTTGCAGGCTTTATTGATATCAATTCAATTGCTATTGTGATTGGGGGTACTTTTGGTGTATTGCTGGTGGCATACCCCATGGCAAACTGTATTGGTGTAGTCAAAATTATTCTTAAAACCATTTTAAATAAACCTGCTGATGGCCCATCGGTAGTCACTGAGTTTGTAGAGTTGGCACAGATTGTACGTAAAGACGGTATTTTAGCTTTGGAAAGTAAGGTGGGAGATATTGACCACCCCTTTATGTCCAAAGGTTTGCAAATGGCAATTGATGGGCAAGAACCCACGGAAATCGAAGAAATTTTGTATATGGAAATGGATAAATTGGGTGAGCGGCATTTACGCGGTGCGGATATGATGACCGCACTGGGCACCTTTGCACCATCCATGGGTATGATTGGTACATTGGTGGGTTTGGTGCTTATGCTTGCAAATATGGAAGACCCAGCATCAATTGGTCCTTCAATGGCGGTGGCATTGTTGACCACATTTTATGGTGCATTGATGGCAAATATTATCTTTTTGCCTATGGCATCCAAATTGAAAACACGCAGCAAAGAAGAGTTACTTGTGCATGAAATTATTTTGGCGGGCATTCAGTCCTTGGTGGCAGGTGAGAATCCACGCGTGATGGAACAAAAGTTACACGGCTTCTTGCCGCCTAAAGATCGCGCATCAGCATTTGATTGA
- a CDS encoding SpoIIAA family protein, whose translation MSTSLRHGLSVGIERFNEHIFITLKAVGTLTHEDYEIITPMIDAAIAKVTEPHVKMLIDASEMQGWELRAAWDDFKLGLKHNNDFKKIAIYGHKTWQEAIVKIGSWFVSGEVQYFERLDDAVAWLQET comes from the coding sequence ATGAGCACATCACTACGACACGGTTTATCGGTTGGTATTGAACGCTTTAATGAACATATCTTTATCACGCTCAAAGCCGTAGGCACACTTACCCATGAAGACTATGAAATTATTACACCCATGATTGATGCAGCCATTGCAAAAGTAACAGAGCCTCATGTTAAAATGCTTATTGATGCGTCCGAAATGCAAGGTTGGGAGCTCAGAGCAGCTTGGGATGATTTTAAGCTTGGTTTAAAACACAACAATGACTTCAAAAAAATTGCTATCTACGGGCATAAAACATGGCAAGAAGCCATTGTAAAAATTGGTTCGTGGTTTGTTTCAGGAGAGGTTCAGTATTTTGAAAGACTTGATGATGCCGTAGCTTGGTTACAAGAAACATAA
- a CDS encoding methyltransferase — protein MNKNIFQYQTWHLLSLSGLLFLLVTYISKKPQILSGSYLNISANTWFWLAIAVPIIHQTYVMLVWRFELYQRTFSQRWGIAKAFKYYTIGFSILFGSRLISIIFVAVSTQNSWNISATSAYALAAIITPLVIYLFYSVKKYFTIERAYGIDHFDPDYDEPYVKQGIFKYTDNGMYVFGLMILYLPGLLLFSKAALLAALFNHLYIWVHYYCTEKPDMLKIYGKTAS, from the coding sequence ATGAATAAAAACATTTTTCAATACCAAACATGGCACCTTTTATCACTCAGCGGCTTACTTTTCCTACTGGTCACATATATATCGAAAAAACCACAAATACTTTCAGGTTCATACCTTAATATCAGTGCAAACACTTGGTTCTGGCTGGCAATTGCCGTTCCCATCATTCACCAAACCTATGTGATGCTGGTGTGGCGCTTTGAATTGTATCAACGCACATTCAGCCAACGTTGGGGTATTGCAAAAGCATTTAAGTATTACACCATTGGTTTTTCTATTCTATTCGGCAGCCGTTTAATCAGCATCATATTTGTAGCCGTAAGTACCCAAAATTCATGGAATATATCAGCAACATCAGCTTATGCCCTTGCTGCCATCATCACACCTTTAGTTATTTATTTGTTTTATTCAGTCAAAAAATATTTTACCATAGAAAGAGCCTACGGCATCGACCATTTCGACCCCGATTATGATGAACCTTATGTCAAACAAGGCATCTTTAAATACACGGATAATGGCATGTATGTCTTTGGTTTAATGATTCTTTATTTACCAGGTTTGCTGCTCTTCTCCAAAGCCGCTCTACTCGCTGCCTTATTTAACCATTTATATATTTGGGTTCATTATTACTGCACCGAGAAACCCGATATGCTAAAAATTTATGGAAAAACAGCCTCATAA
- a CDS encoding GGDEF domain-containing protein: MENRVLFLPSKQQKRTLEIPTKKDILIRITAIIALVEFAIMLGFANMTFDIGRYAKAILDVAILVIVSTPMIYIWIIKPYVVARDNAMHQINHIASHDPLTQLANRHLLKEYLEKLISKHARRGSYGAVLFIDLDGFKAINDTHGHDAGDAVLIEVAKRLNSFVRNEDIVSRVGGDEFVVALSEIGTDEQLAHNEALVIAENNISLQIDASIGVRFLTPERISVESALKNADTAMYSAKRAGKGHIAVYK; encoded by the coding sequence ATGGAAAACCGAGTCCTCTTCTTACCAAGCAAACAACAAAAAAGAACTCTGGAAATACCGACCAAAAAAGACATCCTTATACGGATAACTGCTATTATTGCCTTGGTAGAGTTTGCCATCATGCTTGGTTTCGCGAACATGACGTTTGATATAGGAAGATACGCCAAAGCCATTCTGGATGTAGCTATACTAGTAATAGTATCCACGCCAATGATTTATATTTGGATCATAAAACCATACGTCGTTGCACGCGACAATGCTATGCATCAAATTAACCATATAGCATCTCATGACCCGTTAACACAATTGGCAAATCGCCATTTGTTAAAAGAATATCTAGAAAAGTTGATATCCAAACATGCTAGAAGGGGATCGTATGGAGCAGTTCTATTTATAGATTTGGATGGATTTAAAGCAATAAACGACACTCATGGGCATGATGCAGGAGACGCTGTACTTATTGAAGTTGCTAAACGCTTAAATTCTTTTGTGAGAAATGAAGACATTGTCAGTCGTGTTGGCGGGGATGAATTCGTTGTTGCTTTAAGCGAAATCGGTACTGATGAACAACTGGCACATAACGAAGCACTGGTGATCGCCGAAAACAATATTTCACTTCAAATTGATGCTAGTATTGGGGTGCGTTTTTTGACACCTGAAAGAATAAGTGTTGAGTCTGCTCTAAAAAATGCTGATACTGCAATGTATAGTGCTAAGCGAGCGGGAAAAGGTCATATTGCCGTTTATAAATAG
- a CDS encoding ABC transporter permease has product MSLFKGIPQSVYACLFLPALVLLIAALQNMDGHAVDLHDVLQGTSTAHWLGTDVLGRDILSRLAEGVTLSFSVAISVITLCAIIGISVGMIAAWLGGWVDSVLMRFVDIVLSFPGILLAIALAAVLGPGVDKLIIALAAVGWVGFARLTRAQVLSLRHAPYIEAAIASGQNTIHIATKHLLPNIAAPLLIEASFGIAAVMIGEAGLSFLGIGIQPPDASLGTMIREGSQLMLVAPMQVVYPGLMLFLLVMSANLAGDALRDYLDVRSKR; this is encoded by the coding sequence ATGAGTTTATTCAAAGGTATCCCCCAAAGTGTTTACGCTTGTTTGTTTTTGCCCGCCTTGGTTTTATTGATTGCTGCATTACAAAATATGGATGGTCACGCCGTAGATTTACATGATGTATTACAAGGTACATCTACAGCGCATTGGTTGGGCACGGATGTGTTGGGGCGTGATATTTTAAGCAGGCTTGCTGAAGGTGTTACCCTTTCTTTTTCCGTGGCTATAAGTGTGATAACACTTTGTGCCATTATTGGTATCAGCGTGGGTATGATTGCGGCTTGGCTGGGTGGCTGGGTGGACAGTGTGTTGATGCGTTTTGTAGATATTGTGCTTTCATTTCCAGGCATTTTATTAGCAATTGCTTTAGCGGCTGTGCTTGGCCCAGGCGTAGATAAACTGATTATTGCTTTGGCGGCTGTAGGCTGGGTGGGTTTTGCGCGGTTAACTCGCGCGCAAGTGTTATCCCTTCGTCATGCACCCTACATTGAAGCAGCGATTGCTAGCGGTCAAAATACCATACATATCGCAACCAAACATTTGTTGCCCAATATCGCCGCACCACTTTTGATTGAAGCAAGTTTTGGGATTGCCGCAGTTATGATTGGTGAGGCAGGGCTTTCATTTTTAGGTATTGGCATTCAACCGCCTGATGCATCATTGGGTACCATGATTCGAGAGGGCTCTCAACTGATGTTGGTTGCGCCTATGCAGGTTGTTTACCCAGGTTTAATGCTGTTTCTTCTTGTGATGAGTGCAAACCTTGCGGGAGATGCCTTGCGAGATTATTTGGATGTGCGCAGCAAGCGGTAA
- a CDS encoding ABC transporter permease yields MLARLILFRILESLPTVLGVVTLVFLLLHLVPGDPVDALLGETALAADKEALRASMHLDEPLYAQYIDYISGLTQGDWGKSIISQRDIWTMITERLPATAQLAVTSLLLAIILALPLGMIAARFQNKPQDKLAMTFSLLGVSIPNFWLGPMLMLVFSVFLGWLPVSGMDASGSIILPTIAMGTALAAVLSRMARASWLESMQSDAIRTARAMGVSETTLWWKHSARMTAIPVVTMFALQMGAVLGGAVITETVFDWPGLGLLTIEAIQSRDYPLVQGCVLIIALFYVLANLLADLLNLWLDPRQRKQS; encoded by the coding sequence ATGTTGGCTAGGCTTATCTTGTTTCGTATTTTGGAATCATTACCCACGGTTTTGGGTGTGGTCACGCTTGTTTTTCTTTTGTTGCACCTAGTGCCTGGCGACCCTGTCGATGCATTGTTGGGTGAAACAGCGCTTGCTGCGGATAAAGAAGCTTTGCGTGCCAGTATGCATTTGGATGAGCCGTTGTATGCACAATATATCGATTATATTAGCGGCTTAACCCAAGGTGATTGGGGTAAGTCCATTATCAGCCAGCGCGATATTTGGACAATGATCACAGAACGTTTGCCTGCCACAGCTCAGCTTGCCGTAACCAGCTTGTTGCTTGCCATTATTCTAGCACTTCCCTTGGGCATGATTGCTGCACGCTTTCAGAATAAACCACAAGATAAATTGGCCATGACATTTTCTTTGCTGGGGGTGTCGATTCCCAATTTTTGGTTGGGGCCGATGTTGATGTTGGTGTTTTCTGTATTTTTAGGCTGGTTGCCAGTGTCGGGTATGGATGCATCGGGTAGTATTATATTGCCGACCATTGCCATGGGCACTGCATTGGCAGCCGTGTTATCACGTATGGCTAGGGCAAGTTGGCTTGAATCCATGCAGTCGGATGCTATTCGTACGGCACGAGCCATGGGTGTATCAGAAACGACATTATGGTGGAAACATTCAGCGCGTATGACTGCGATTCCTGTGGTTACCATGTTTGCTTTACAAATGGGTGCTGTGCTTGGTGGAGCGGTGATTACAGAAACCGTATTTGATTGGCCTGGACTTGGTTTGTTGACCATTGAGGCGATTCAAAGTCGTGATTACCCTTTGGTGCAAGGTTGTGTGCTTATCATTGCTTTGTTTTATGTGTTGGCAAATTTATTGGCAGATTTATTGAATTTGTGGTTAGATCCAAGGCAGCGTAAGCAATCATGA
- the ileS gene encoding isoleucine--tRNA ligase translates to MRGNLPANEPKRLKKWDEANLYQQIRDARKDAPKFILHDGPPYANGSIHIGHAVNKVLKDIVVRSRTMMGFDAPYVPGWDCHGLPIELKVEEKFKKKKRKKEDISDSEFRAECREYAKGQIDIQREEFKRLGITGDWENPYVTMDYNFEANTVREIGRFLENGGLYKGAKPVHWCVSCATALAEAEVEHEDHTSSSIFVKFKAGEDLSDIDAALTAKTSVVIWTTTPWTIPANLAVSVGPDLDYVAKKVTDAGECENISVGEILILAEGLADAVLAEIGITADTVAHFKGAQLENRKFRHPYLDQDAPILVGSHVTLEAGTGCVHTAPGHGQEDYEVGLRYGLKGFNPVGDTGIFEEGTPVVEGQHVYKANAIMVEHLQSCGALLATNQIRHSYPHCWRCHKPLIFRATPQWFISMDKNDLRSKALEAIKSTEWTPAWGENRIRGMVEQRPDWCVSRQRNWGVPITAIKCSSCETHSVTTPEVVESIAKQVEQAGADVWFAKDVAEFLPGGATCPDCGGSEFEKETDILDVWFDSGSTHACVLEHRDELQSPADLYLEGSDQHRGWFQSSLLESIGTRGVAPFKAVLTHGFAVDKNGNKMSKSKGNVVAPQKLINQMGADILRLWIASADYSADIRVSDEIMKQLAESYRRIRNTIRFLLSNLENFDASQSIPLAERKPLDLWAIHRLADVASKVNASYESYQFHQIHQEVHNFCSVDLGGFYLDVIKDRLYCDEAGAHQRLSAQSTLYDIAHTLVRLIAPIVPMTAEEIWDFLPGANDESIHLQTFNTVEDVNIDTAAWDKFFAMRELVNTEMDVAKKDKIIGSSVAASVTIPDLDMDFAQAVGESYEQLLIVAKAQAGDALNITAAEGIKCPRCYVVSTPAHPEHEVHHQLCSRCFEVIKDI, encoded by the coding sequence ATGCGCGGTAACTTGCCCGCAAACGAACCCAAACGCTTGAAAAAATGGGACGAAGCCAATCTTTACCAACAAATTCGCGACGCACGCAAAGATGCACCCAAATTCATCCTGCATGATGGTCCACCTTATGCCAACGGCTCCATTCATATCGGTCATGCAGTGAATAAAGTGCTCAAAGATATTGTGGTTCGCTCGCGGACTATGATGGGGTTTGATGCGCCTTATGTGCCTGGCTGGGATTGTCATGGCTTGCCGATTGAACTGAAAGTCGAAGAAAAATTTAAGAAAAAGAAACGTAAAAAAGAAGACATTTCCGACAGTGAATTCAGAGCCGAATGCCGCGAATATGCCAAAGGTCAGATTGATATTCAGCGCGAAGAATTTAAACGTTTGGGTATCACTGGTGACTGGGAAAATCCTTATGTGACCATGGATTACAACTTTGAAGCCAATACGGTTCGTGAAATTGGTCGCTTCCTCGAAAATGGTGGTTTATACAAAGGTGCTAAACCTGTGCATTGGTGTGTTTCTTGCGCTACGGCTTTAGCAGAAGCTGAAGTAGAACATGAGGACCATACTTCTTCATCTATCTTTGTGAAATTCAAAGCAGGTGAAGATTTAAGCGATATTGATGCAGCTTTAACCGCTAAAACTTCAGTTGTGATTTGGACAACCACGCCGTGGACGATTCCTGCGAACTTAGCAGTCTCTGTTGGCCCTGACTTGGATTATGTTGCCAAAAAAGTAACCGATGCGGGTGAATGCGAAAATATCAGCGTGGGTGAAATATTGATTTTAGCCGAAGGGCTTGCTGATGCTGTATTGGCTGAAATCGGCATCACCGCAGACACCGTGGCTCACTTTAAAGGCGCACAACTCGAGAATCGCAAATTCCGTCATCCCTATTTAGACCAAGATGCACCTATTTTAGTGGGTAGCCATGTCACACTTGAAGCGGGTACTGGCTGTGTACACACGGCTCCTGGTCATGGCCAAGAAGATTATGAAGTCGGTCTACGCTACGGACTTAAAGGCTTTAACCCAGTCGGTGATACAGGCATTTTTGAAGAAGGTACACCTGTGGTTGAAGGACAACACGTATATAAAGCCAATGCTATCATGGTTGAGCATTTGCAAAGCTGTGGCGCATTATTGGCAACCAATCAAATTCGTCATTCGTACCCCCATTGCTGGCGTTGCCACAAACCTTTGATTTTCCGTGCCACACCGCAGTGGTTTATCAGCATGGATAAAAATGATTTAAGAAGTAAAGCCTTAGAAGCGATTAAATCAACCGAGTGGACACCTGCTTGGGGCGAAAATCGTATTCGCGGCATGGTTGAGCAGCGTCCTGATTGGTGTGTTTCTCGTCAAAGAAACTGGGGCGTTCCGATTACAGCCATCAAATGTTCATCGTGTGAAACACATTCAGTCACTACCCCTGAAGTGGTGGAAAGCATTGCCAAACAAGTTGAACAAGCAGGTGCAGATGTTTGGTTTGCCAAAGATGTTGCTGAATTCTTACCAGGTGGAGCAACATGCCCTGATTGTGGCGGTTCTGAATTTGAAAAAGAAACCGATATTCTTGATGTTTGGTTTGATTCAGGCTCAACCCATGCTTGCGTTTTAGAACATAGGGATGAATTACAATCACCTGCCGATTTATACTTGGAAGGTTCTGACCAACATCGCGGTTGGTTCCAATCATCATTGCTTGAAAGCATTGGTACACGTGGTGTTGCGCCATTCAAAGCTGTATTGACCCACGGTTTTGCAGTGGATAAAAACGGCAATAAAATGTCCAAGTCCAAGGGTAATGTGGTTGCACCACAAAAGCTCATTAATCAAATGGGTGCGGATATTTTGCGCCTGTGGATTGCCTCGGCTGATTATTCGGCAGATATTCGGGTGTCAGATGAAATCATGAAACAATTGGCAGAGTCTTATCGTCGGATTCGTAATACGATTCGTTTCCTGTTGAGTAACTTGGAAAACTTTGATGCTTCGCAATCTATTCCTTTGGCTGAACGTAAACCTTTGGATTTATGGGCAATACATCGTTTGGCAGATGTGGCAAGCAAGGTAAACGCATCATATGAAAGCTATCAATTCCACCAAATTCACCAAGAAGTGCATAATTTCTGCTCGGTAGATTTGGGTGGTTTTTATTTGGATGTGATTAAAGATCGTTTGTACTGCGATGAAGCAGGTGCACATCAGCGTTTATCCGCACAAAGTACCTTGTATGACATCGCACATACCTTGGTGCGTCTGATTGCACCGATTGTGCCCATGACCGCCGAAGAAATTTGGGATTTCTTGCCCGGTGCAAACGATGAAAGCATTCATTTGCAAACCTTTAACACCGTTGAAGATGTGAACATCGACACGGCTGCATGGGATAAGTTTTTCGCTATGCGTGAGTTGGTGAACACAGAAATGGATGTTGCCAAAAAAGATAAAATTATCGGTTCATCGGTAGCAGCCAGTGTAACCATCCCTGATTTGGATATGGATTTCGCTCAAGCTGTAGGCGAAAGCTATGAGCAACTGTTGATTGTTGCCAAAGCACAAGCAGGCGATGCGCTGAACATCACAGCGGCAGAGGGCATCAAATGTCCGCGTTGTTATGTGGTGAGTACACCTGCACACCCAGAGCATGAAGTTCACCATCAACTTTGTAGCCGCTGTTTTGAAGTCATAAAAGACATTTGA
- a CDS encoding DUF3375 domain-containing protein, with the protein MLESQALTHEVLESLSKSHPAWRLLRADSAPLVISFLHRIFIVPNLRDIAQSDLQEALEDELFALRERLGTDCYPRQGLEYLNDWADNAQGWLRKFYPPNSDEPHYDLTPATEKGIRWLAGLTERHFIGTESRLLTLFDLLQQIADGSETDPKRRIAELRKKRRDIDNEIKQIQAGELSLLDETALKDRFQQFVMMANELLSDFREVEQNFRTLDRRVRERIVLWEGGKGELLQDILNACDDISDSDQGKSFRAFWDFLMSSSRQEELTALLDKVMALPPIAESKPNTRLRRVHYDWLEAGEHTQRTVAQLSGQLRRFLDDKAWLENKRIIEILHHIKSNAREITHQPPKNWNMNMDDVKLDIVLPMERPLYQPPLQAVITSLSLEMGDEDTDAEALFSQVVVDKNHLKHTLAQALLQQSQVSLAELLQTHPLQHGLAELMVWLQIASEQPRCMIDEQKSEKVQWRTIQGLVKQATLPHVLFVR; encoded by the coding sequence ATGTTGGAATCGCAAGCACTTACCCATGAGGTATTGGAATCACTAAGCAAGAGTCACCCCGCTTGGCGATTACTGCGTGCTGATTCAGCACCCTTGGTGATTAGCTTTTTACACCGTATCTTTATTGTGCCTAACCTGCGTGATATTGCCCAATCTGATTTACAAGAAGCATTGGAAGATGAACTTTTTGCGCTCAGAGAACGCCTTGGTACAGACTGTTATCCACGCCAAGGTTTAGAATACCTCAATGATTGGGCTGATAATGCACAAGGGTGGTTACGCAAATTTTATCCACCCAACTCGGATGAACCGCATTATGATTTAACACCTGCTACAGAAAAAGGTATCCGCTGGTTAGCGGGTCTAACAGAGCGCCATTTTATTGGTACAGAATCGCGTTTGCTGACGCTATTTGATTTATTGCAACAAATTGCCGACGGCAGTGAAACTGACCCTAAGCGACGTATCGCTGAATTGCGTAAAAAACGCCGTGACATTGATAATGAAATTAAACAAATACAAGCTGGCGAGCTTTCACTGCTGGATGAAACTGCACTCAAAGACCGCTTTCAACAGTTTGTAATGATGGCCAATGAATTATTAAGTGATTTTCGTGAAGTAGAGCAAAACTTTCGCACACTGGATAGGCGTGTACGCGAACGTATTGTCCTATGGGAAGGAGGAAAAGGAGAGTTATTGCAAGATATTCTAAATGCCTGCGATGATATTTCCGATTCGGATCAAGGTAAAAGCTTTCGTGCCTTTTGGGATTTTTTAATGTCCAGCTCCCGTCAAGAAGAGCTCACAGCATTACTGGATAAAGTCATGGCATTACCCCCTATCGCAGAATCTAAGCCTAATACCCGCTTGCGTAGAGTCCACTATGACTGGTTAGAAGCGGGCGAACATACCCAGCGCACAGTGGCTCAACTATCGGGGCAACTGCGCCGTTTTCTTGATGATAAAGCATGGTTAGAAAACAAACGCATCATAGAAATTCTACATCATATTAAAAGCAATGCTCGGGAAATTACTCACCAACCACCAAAAAATTGGAATATGAACATGGATGATGTAAAGCTAGATATTGTATTACCGATGGAAAGGCCTTTGTATCAACCACCTCTGCAAGCTGTGATAACATCACTAAGCTTGGAAATGGGAGATGAAGATACCGATGCTGAAGCTTTATTTTCACAAGTTGTGGTTGATAAAAACCACTTGAAACACACATTGGCACAAGCATTGTTGCAGCAATCTCAGGTGTCATTGGCTGAACTATTACAAACCCACCCCCTGCAGCATGGTTTAGCTGAACTGATGGTTTGGTTACAAATTGCCAGCGAGCAACCACGCTGCATGATTGATGAACAAAAAAGTGAAAAAGTACAATGGCGAACAATACAAGGTTTAGTTAAGCAAGCCACCCTACCGCATGTGTTATTTGTCCGATAA
- a CDS encoding DUF4194 domain-containing protein, whose protein sequence is MDDLEMQTSSSNPQLSVVVIALCKGIIDRETDHSLWQSLLTLQQPVREYVKTLGLEMILDEAEGYAFLRTREVTADEVQLPRLIARRQLSFHVSLLLALLREKIAESDASGGELRVIVSRDEILEMIRVFMPEGSNEVRLIDQVDSYINQVVKMGFARHLKGSEKMLELHRIIKSFVDAQWLAEFDQRLEEYRKQLMPKSGDA, encoded by the coding sequence ATGGATGATTTAGAAATGCAAACCTCTTCCTCAAACCCACAGTTATCCGTGGTCGTGATTGCCTTGTGTAAAGGCATCATTGATAGGGAAACAGACCATTCATTATGGCAAAGCCTGTTAACCCTACAGCAACCAGTTAGGGAATATGTCAAAACACTGGGCTTGGAAATGATTCTGGATGAGGCCGAGGGCTATGCCTTTTTACGCACCCGTGAAGTTACAGCAGATGAAGTGCAACTACCGCGCTTGATTGCCCGACGACAGTTGTCATTTCATGTCAGTCTATTGCTTGCGCTATTGCGTGAAAAAATAGCAGAATCAGATGCTTCAGGGGGTGAGCTTAGGGTGATTGTATCCCGAGATGAAATATTAGAAATGATTCGGGTCTTTATGCCTGAGGGCAGCAATGAAGTGCGTTTGATTGACCAAGTCGATAGCTATATCAATCAAGTGGTCAAAATGGGCTTTGCTCGACACCTCAAAGGCTCTGAAAAAATGTTGGAGCTACATAGAATCATTAAATCATTTGTTGATGCACAGTGGCTGGCTGAGTTTGACCAACGATTGGAAGAATACCGTAAGCAGCTGATGCCCAAATCGGGAGATGCATAA